The Montipora foliosa isolate CH-2021 chromosome 1, ASM3666993v2, whole genome shotgun sequence genome has a window encoding:
- the LOC137991577 gene encoding neurexin-4-like, whose amino-acid sequence MSINFWWDTRKCDLNYKTKEYSCRACFVVEPHSTYMGIGKPPGNLGYTKSCTGLKRLDPALKSGGYVTDPDGEGGFPPFDVTCNMTDKNGVGVTVISHDSESRTSVQGYEEKGGYSRDIHYTGASLSQLANLATVSAHCEQFIRYECYGSVLWFNNDPYGWWVSRDSTKMTYWGGRLPGSAKCTCDQRLSCANLSDVCNCDKNDNVWREDSGLLTDKQKLPVKQLRFGDTGDTGEQGYHTLGKFKCYGTA is encoded by the exons ATGAGCATCAACTTTTGGTGGGACACCAGGAAATGTGATTTGAACTATAAAACAAAAGAGTACAGTTGTCGCGCTTGTTTCGTAGTTGAACCACACTCAACATACATGGGAATAGGGAAACCCCCTGGAAACCTAG GATACACCAAATCTTGCACCGGTTTGAAAAGGTTGGACCCTGCTTTAAAGAGTGGAGGTTACGTCACTGATCCTGACGGTGAAGGAGGCTTCCCACCGTTTGATGTCACTTGTAACATGACTGACAAGAATGGAGTTGGCGTGACAGTCATCAGTCACGacagtgaaagcagaacaagtgTCCAGGGATATGAAGAAAAAGGGGGTTACTCACGTGACATTCATTACACCGGAGCGAGTCTGTCTCAGCTTGCAAATCTCGCCACAGTTTCAGCGCATTGTGAACAATTTATTAGGTATGAGTGTTACGGTTCGGTTTTGTGGTTCAACAATGATCCTTATGGATGGTGGGTATCACGTGACTCAACAAAGATGACATACTGGGGTGGAAGGTTGCCTGGTAGTGCCAAATGCACATGTGACCAGCGTCTATCCTGTGCAAACCTAAGCGATGTTTGTAACTGTGATAAGAATGACAATGTGTGGCGTGAAGACAGCGGTCTCCTCACTGACAAGCAAAAGCTTCCAGTTAAACAGCTCAGGTTTGGAGATACTGGAGACACAGGAGAGCAAGGGTACCACACACTCGGAAAATTCAAATGCTATGGAACAGCATGA
- the LOC137991680 gene encoding contactin-associated protein-like 2: MHQIHILLTLFYSKINVLALQGSSECRISRSERGVALLHAAYSSKEIQHFSDCVDECITDLPCMSINFWWDTRKCDLNYKTKEYSCRACFVVEPHSTYMGIGKPPGNLGYTKSCTALKRLEPTLKSGGYVIDPDGEGGFPPFDVTCNMTDKNGVGVTVISHDSESRTHVQGCEKAGCYSRDIQYTGTSLSQLAMLTRVSSHCEQFIKYECHHALIFRYKGKRGWWVSRDSKQMFYWDGASGHYKCACGMTNSCADSRFGCNCDKNDKVWREDSGLLTNKTQLPVSQLRFGDTGKIGEEGYHTLGKFKCYGTA, from the exons ATGCATCAAATCCATATCTTACTAACATTATTTTACTCAAAGATAAACGTTTTGGCTCTGCAAGGGAGCTCGGAGTGCCGTATATCAAGATCTGAAAGAGGAGTCGCCCTTCTGCATGCAGCTTACAGCTCCAAGGAAATACAGCACTTTTCTGACTGTGTTGACGAGTGTATCACCGATCTGCCATGCATGAGCATCAACTTTTGGTGGGACACCAGGAAATGTGATTTGAACTATAAAACAAAAGAGTACAGTTGTCGCGCTTGTTTCGTAGTTGAACCACACTCAACATACATGGGAATAGGGAAACCCCCTGGAAACCTAG GATACACCAAATCTTGCACCGCTTTGAAAAGGTTGGAACCTACTTTAAAGAGTGGAGGTTACGTCATTGATCCTGACGGTGAAGGAGGCTTTCCACCGTTTGATGTCACTTGTAACATGACTGACAAGAATGGAGTTGGCGTGACAGTCATCAGTCACGACAGTGAAAGCAGAACGCATGTCCAGGGATGTGAAAAAGCTGGTTGTTACTCACGTGACATTCAGTACACTGGAACAAGTCTGTCTCAGCTGGCGATGCTCACCAGAGTCTCCTCACACTGTGAACAGTTTATCAAGTACGAGTGTCACCATGCTCTGATTTTTCGCTACAAAGGTAAAAGAGGATGGTGGGTGTCACGTGACTCAAAACAGATGTTTTATTGGGATGGAGCATCTGGTCATTACAAGTGCGCATGCGGGATGACCAACTCATGCGCAGACTCTCGCTTTGGCTGTAACTGTGATAAGAATGACAAGGTCTGGCGTGAAGACAGCGGTCTCCTCACCAACAAGACTCAGCTTCCAGTTTCGCAGCTCAGGTTTGGAGATACTGGAAAAATAGGGGAGGAAGGGTACCACACACTCGGAAAATTCAAATGCTATGGAACAGCATGA